The proteins below come from a single Chitinophaga pinensis DSM 2588 genomic window:
- a CDS encoding caspase family protein, translating into MKRSLLFAILLFSGSVMAQRPKLVLPIGHAGFINDLSFSKDGKMAVTAGSDRTVKIWDVNTGLILADCQGHTETVNEVEFSPDNKWIISASQDQTARIWEVSSGKEKLRLRDKYSIEHVSVNYDGSRIITTAVSDYIRLCDGKTGDFICNLLDGKNFWNVEFSPDGKLVVASSFDDSVYIWDASTGVPHTIIKENSLFAHFSPGSDLIVTGAVDSSVHIWDVRTGNLVKTCRGSRARLSDATFSSDEKQLAVVTTEGDVQLWDVYTGKLIADWPDVGLRPTSIEFVQHDKQLLLSTKFEAAILLDARSGKILQSFDADLVRFSPDQEKYAVVAQAQATIRNVNDSTSYTSLRGHVSWSVYASSDTANKHIAVCYGDGSLRVWSLITGMPELLLADTAAGITRTVISPDGRTIAGSSQYGTISAWDLASGKLLYNKKCAEKRIGSMVFSHDGKQLLIGSGHKAAIVDAKDGAIRRNFDLHRDIIYAVAFSRNDSLVATASQDSTARIWNARTGEVIREITCSGWALGVDFSHNARQLLVVADNEIWVKSVPGAATIMHIALPLSYGLTGAVFSNDDKYIITTAESGFVCIYNVSTGKLLHELHGSTPAAIATETRSDNTMDALALSPDGNKIATGRGDGRVEVWDIHTGKALFPLLGHTDYVHFLSFSADGKYLTSLSKDRRAFIWDIKKRQALYSFFPVDRSGFLIQDPEGFYRCSHDAAKLLHYVIPENTILGFDQLDIRFNRPDILLARTDPSDTALIAAYHQAYLKRIRDLRIDTTQFSDDYSFPAMEITNRDSINFLQNVDTVQLDLSAEDDDQDLSSVNVWVNEVPIYGANGMAITSAEKSTFDTTLTITLSNGVNVIEAAAMNKGGISSYRYPKVVTYHPPVAPKEKVFFIGIGCRQFRDTANNLQWSVADVQYLADTLRKKLGDNLVIDTLFDSHVTLERVRQLKETLNRSAVNDKVILVYSGHGLLSGQQYFLSTYDVNFDNPASGGLPYEELYGLLDNIPARRKLLLIDACNSGELDTTLLAQYREKKESLARDSIFSVEGVKGPKVRNIGPRRLGMEKLYELTQELFVDVRKSNGANVIAASSAFQFAKEDNSLKHGVFTFSILEAFRNNDTLTLSQLKKIVEKRVPELTKGLQRPTSRNQTINGNWIVW; encoded by the coding sequence ATGAAAAGAAGCCTCCTTTTCGCGATCTTACTATTCTCTGGAAGTGTAATGGCGCAGCGTCCCAAGCTGGTTTTGCCAATCGGACATGCTGGTTTTATCAATGATCTTTCCTTTAGTAAGGATGGTAAAATGGCAGTCACGGCAGGTTCTGACCGGACGGTCAAAATATGGGACGTGAATACAGGGCTGATACTGGCGGATTGTCAGGGGCATACAGAAACAGTTAATGAAGTAGAGTTCAGCCCGGATAATAAGTGGATAATAAGCGCTTCGCAGGATCAGACCGCCAGGATATGGGAGGTGAGCAGCGGTAAGGAAAAACTAAGGCTGAGAGATAAATATAGTATTGAGCATGTATCTGTTAATTACGATGGCTCCCGTATTATCACAACAGCTGTCAGTGACTATATCCGCTTATGTGACGGCAAGACCGGAGACTTCATCTGTAATCTTCTCGATGGTAAGAACTTCTGGAATGTTGAATTTAGTCCAGATGGCAAGCTTGTGGTTGCTTCCAGCTTCGATGATTCCGTGTATATCTGGGACGCATCCACCGGCGTGCCGCACACGATCATTAAAGAAAACAGCCTCTTCGCTCATTTTAGTCCGGGAAGCGATTTGATTGTCACAGGTGCCGTTGATTCAAGTGTTCACATATGGGATGTCCGGACAGGTAACCTCGTTAAAACCTGCCGGGGCAGCAGGGCGAGGTTAAGTGACGCAACATTTTCAAGTGATGAAAAACAACTTGCAGTCGTCACGACAGAAGGTGATGTACAATTGTGGGATGTGTATACGGGAAAACTTATTGCCGACTGGCCCGATGTCGGACTAAGACCTACATCGATCGAATTTGTGCAGCACGACAAACAGTTGTTGTTGTCCACCAAATTTGAAGCAGCTATCCTCTTGGATGCCCGCTCAGGAAAGATACTGCAGTCATTTGATGCGGACCTGGTCAGGTTTAGTCCCGATCAGGAGAAATATGCAGTGGTCGCACAAGCACAGGCTACTATCAGGAATGTAAATGACAGTACTAGCTACACCTCTTTGCGCGGTCATGTGTCATGGTCCGTGTATGCTTCATCAGATACGGCGAATAAACATATTGCAGTATGTTATGGAGATGGCTCTTTGCGTGTCTGGAGTCTGATAACAGGTATGCCGGAATTATTGCTGGCAGATACTGCTGCCGGCATTACCAGAACTGTTATCAGCCCGGATGGCCGGACAATAGCAGGATCCTCACAGTATGGAACCATCAGCGCCTGGGATCTGGCATCCGGGAAGTTGCTATATAACAAAAAATGCGCAGAGAAGCGTATAGGCTCCATGGTCTTTTCGCATGATGGAAAACAGTTATTAATCGGCTCAGGTCATAAAGCCGCTATTGTAGACGCGAAAGATGGCGCTATACGCAGAAACTTTGATCTGCACCGCGATATTATTTATGCAGTGGCCTTCAGCAGGAATGACAGCCTGGTGGCTACCGCTTCGCAGGACAGTACGGCCAGGATATGGAATGCCCGCACCGGAGAAGTGATCAGGGAAATAACGTGCAGCGGATGGGCCCTAGGGGTGGACTTTAGTCATAATGCCAGACAGCTGCTTGTGGTGGCTGACAACGAAATATGGGTTAAATCCGTACCAGGAGCCGCCACCATTATGCATATCGCATTGCCCCTCAGCTATGGGCTGACCGGCGCCGTGTTCTCCAATGATGACAAGTATATCATTACAACAGCAGAAAGCGGATTTGTATGTATCTATAATGTCAGCACCGGCAAATTGTTACATGAATTGCACGGTAGTACGCCTGCTGCGATCGCGACGGAAACAAGATCAGACAATACCATGGACGCCCTGGCACTAAGTCCGGATGGCAACAAAATTGCCACAGGAAGAGGAGATGGAAGAGTTGAAGTATGGGACATCCATACAGGTAAAGCCCTGTTCCCATTATTAGGACATACTGATTATGTACATTTTCTTTCATTTAGCGCCGACGGAAAGTACCTGACCAGCTTATCCAAAGACCGCCGGGCCTTCATCTGGGATATTAAGAAAAGGCAGGCATTGTATAGCTTCTTTCCGGTTGACAGAAGCGGTTTTTTAATCCAGGATCCGGAAGGGTTCTATCGTTGTTCTCATGATGCAGCCAAACTACTGCACTATGTAATACCGGAAAATACCATTTTGGGGTTTGATCAGCTGGATATACGCTTTAACAGACCGGATATCTTACTGGCAAGAACAGATCCCTCAGATACCGCATTAATAGCCGCTTATCATCAGGCTTACCTGAAGCGGATCCGGGACCTGCGTATTGATACCACGCAATTCTCCGATGACTATAGTTTTCCTGCTATGGAAATCACCAATCGTGATAGTATTAATTTTCTGCAAAATGTGGATACCGTTCAGCTTGACTTATCTGCAGAAGATGATGACCAGGACCTGTCTTCAGTAAATGTCTGGGTAAATGAAGTGCCCATATATGGCGCAAACGGTATGGCCATCACCTCCGCGGAAAAATCGACGTTCGATACAACGCTTACCATTACGTTATCAAATGGCGTCAATGTCATTGAAGCTGCCGCCATGAATAAAGGTGGTATCAGCAGCTACCGCTATCCCAAAGTGGTGACATATCATCCGCCTGTTGCCCCAAAGGAGAAGGTGTTTTTTATAGGTATCGGTTGCAGGCAATTCAGGGACACTGCCAATAACCTTCAATGGAGCGTCGCCGATGTACAATACCTGGCAGATACACTCAGGAAAAAGCTGGGTGACAACCTTGTCATCGATACCCTATTCGATAGCCACGTGACACTGGAACGTGTTAGGCAACTCAAAGAAACACTGAACAGATCAGCTGTAAATGATAAGGTGATCCTGGTATACTCAGGGCATGGTTTACTCAGCGGACAACAATATTTTCTGTCCACCTATGACGTTAACTTCGACAATCCCGCTTCAGGTGGACTGCCCTACGAGGAGCTGTACGGCTTGCTGGACAATATTCCGGCAAGGAGGAAGCTTTTACTGATCGATGCCTGTAACAGTGGCGAGCTAGATACCACTTTACTGGCGCAATACCGGGAAAAAAAGGAATCCTTAGCCCGGGATAGTATTTTTTCCGTTGAGGGTGTAAAAGGACCTAAAGTCAGAAATATCGGACCCCGTCGTCTGGGCATGGAAAAGTTATATGAACTGACGCAGGAACTATTTGTAGATGTAAGAAAAAGCAACGGCGCGAATGTAATAGCAGCATCTTCTGCATTCCAGTTTGCCAAAGAAGACAATAGTCTGAAACACGGCGTATTCACCTTCAGCATCCTGGAAGCATTTCGTAATAATGACACCCTCACACTCAGCCAGTTAAAAAAAATAGTGGAGAAACGGGTACCTGAATTGACAAAAGGACTGCAACGGCCAACCTCCCGGAATCAGACGATTAATGGCAACTGGATCGTATGGTGA
- a CDS encoding glycoside hydrolase family 43 protein: MMKISFNCFFSRQCQLIRIVFFFVMIIGMALSSPAQRRGTNKTKPVYSGYLFTYFTGNDKSKEQICFALSDDGYHFKALNGNQPVLRSTDISETGGVRDPHILRGADGKTFYMVATDMVSAKGWNSNRGLVLMRSSDLIHWTSTAINLQTKYAGQDSLLRVWAPQTTYDAQAKKYMIYFSTKYGHQPDKIVYVYANKDFTDLEGEPKQLFFNPEQAACIDGDIQQKDGKFYLFFKTEDRRPGIKIAVSERLTTGYKMQSNDYVQQTDKPVEGAGTFRLNDGSGYILMYDMYTSGRYQFTKTTDFKTFKAIDEDVSLDFHPRHGTVMPVTAEEMARLRSAW; the protein is encoded by the coding sequence ATGATGAAAATCTCCTTCAACTGCTTTTTTAGCCGGCAATGCCAGCTTATCCGTATTGTTTTCTTCTTTGTTATGATCATAGGGATGGCCCTCTCCTCCCCTGCGCAACGGCGTGGTACAAATAAGACAAAACCCGTGTATAGTGGTTATCTGTTCACCTACTTTACCGGGAACGATAAAAGCAAAGAACAGATCTGCTTTGCGCTGAGTGATGATGGTTATCACTTCAAGGCACTGAACGGGAATCAGCCTGTGCTCAGATCTACGGATATCAGTGAGACGGGAGGTGTGCGTGATCCGCATATTTTGCGGGGAGCGGACGGCAAGACCTTTTACATGGTGGCCACGGATATGGTATCTGCTAAAGGGTGGAACAGTAATCGTGGTCTTGTGCTGATGCGATCAAGTGATCTTATACACTGGACTTCAACAGCGATCAATCTACAGACAAAATATGCCGGTCAGGATAGTTTACTGCGTGTGTGGGCGCCACAGACGACCTATGATGCACAGGCGAAAAAATACATGATCTATTTTTCTACGAAATATGGTCATCAGCCGGATAAAATCGTGTACGTTTATGCGAATAAAGACTTTACGGATCTGGAGGGTGAACCCAAACAACTGTTTTTTAATCCGGAGCAGGCGGCTTGTATTGATGGTGATATTCAGCAAAAGGATGGTAAATTTTACCTGTTCTTTAAAACGGAAGACAGGCGTCCGGGGATCAAGATTGCGGTGTCTGAACGGCTGACAACTGGGTATAAGATGCAAAGCAATGATTATGTGCAGCAGACGGATAAACCTGTGGAGGGTGCGGGTACTTTCAGGCTGAATGACGGTAGTGGTTATATTCTGATGTATGATATGTATACCAGCGGGCGGTATCAGTTTACTAAGACGACTGATTTTAAAACCTTCAAGGCGATAGATGAAGATGTGTCACTTGATTTTCATCCGCGGCATGGGACCGTGATGCCGGTGACTGCGGAAGAGATGGCACGGTTGAGGAGTGCGTGGTAA
- a CDS encoding NADH:flavin oxidoreductase, with protein sequence MSNLSLFKPFSLKSLNIKNRIVMAPMTRSFSPNGVPGDDVAAYYQRRAAGEVGLILSEGTVINRPASSADPNIPRFHGDISLGGWQKVINGVHAAGGAMGPQIWHQGIMDNHHSGWTPLTPFEGPSGLNRPENTNGHAMSEKDIADTIKAFGDAAADAKRLGFDTVEIHGAHNYLIDQFFSDKTNHRTDKYGGKSLAERTRFAVEVIKEVRKRVGEDFPLIIRLSQWKPYEYNGKMANTPEELEAWLQPLAEAGIDIFHCSQRRFWEPEFEESDLNFAGWAKKVTGKATITVGSVGLNGEFLAAFKGESSEPSSLEELLRRFDRGDFDLVAVGRPLLADSDWVKKIKDERTGELKGFSKEALAQLL encoded by the coding sequence ATGAGTAATCTGAGCTTATTTAAGCCTTTCAGCCTTAAATCGCTGAACATAAAAAATAGAATCGTAATGGCCCCTATGACGAGGTCATTTTCACCAAACGGCGTACCGGGAGACGATGTGGCCGCATATTATCAGCGTCGTGCTGCAGGAGAAGTGGGATTAATTTTATCTGAGGGTACGGTGATTAACCGTCCGGCGTCTTCTGCAGATCCGAACATTCCTCGTTTTCATGGCGATATCTCCCTGGGTGGCTGGCAGAAAGTGATCAATGGGGTACATGCTGCCGGCGGGGCTATGGGTCCTCAGATCTGGCACCAGGGTATCATGGATAACCATCATTCCGGCTGGACGCCGCTGACGCCTTTTGAAGGTCCGTCAGGATTGAACAGACCAGAAAATACGAATGGTCATGCGATGTCAGAAAAAGACATTGCCGATACCATTAAAGCATTCGGCGATGCAGCAGCGGATGCCAAAAGACTGGGATTTGATACGGTTGAAATACATGGTGCACATAACTACCTGATCGACCAGTTCTTCTCCGACAAGACCAATCATCGTACTGATAAATATGGTGGTAAATCGCTGGCAGAACGTACCCGTTTTGCGGTGGAAGTGATTAAAGAAGTGCGTAAGCGTGTAGGTGAAGATTTCCCGCTGATCATTCGTCTTTCCCAGTGGAAACCGTATGAATACAATGGTAAAATGGCCAATACGCCGGAAGAACTGGAAGCATGGCTGCAACCGCTGGCTGAAGCTGGTATTGACATCTTCCATTGTTCACAGCGCCGTTTCTGGGAACCTGAATTTGAGGAGTCTGATCTGAACTTTGCCGGATGGGCGAAAAAAGTGACCGGTAAGGCAACCATCACCGTAGGTTCTGTAGGACTGAATGGTGAGTTCCTGGCGGCGTTCAAAGGCGAGAGCTCAGAACCTAGTTCGCTGGAAGAACTGCTGCGCAGATTCGACAGAGGTGATTTCGACCTGGTGGCTGTCGGCAGACCATTACTGGCTGACTCCGATTGGGTAAAGAAAATTAAAGACGAGAGAACCGGTGAATTAAAAGGTTTCTCCAAAGAAGCATTGGCTCAATTGCTATAG
- a CDS encoding Lrp/AsnC family transcriptional regulator, translating into MGKTKSADKTPLDDLDFSILTYLQQDGRISFTVIAEKLHVSIGTIRTRFNRLIEEGTINIVGRVDPEKVGFHSYAHIAVYVRPATLKDAVAQQIAVMPEVSFLAMTSGAYDLEVNVMCRDNDHLLEFVNELSKLEGVYQTKTTLYFKVYKYAQPDLGLLKN; encoded by the coding sequence ATGGGAAAAACTAAATCAGCCGACAAAACGCCCCTCGACGACCTGGATTTCTCTATTCTGACTTACCTGCAGCAGGACGGCAGGATTTCCTTTACAGTCATCGCTGAAAAGCTGCATGTATCTATCGGTACGATCCGTACGCGTTTTAATCGGCTGATTGAAGAAGGGACGATTAATATTGTGGGCAGGGTGGATCCGGAGAAGGTGGGATTCCATTCCTATGCGCACATTGCGGTATATGTGAGACCGGCTACCTTAAAAGATGCGGTGGCGCAGCAGATTGCCGTTATGCCGGAAGTGAGTTTTCTGGCAATGACCTCCGGGGCTTACGATCTCGAAGTAAATGTGATGTGCAGGGATAATGATCACCTGCTGGAATTTGTAAATGAGTTGTCTAAACTGGAGGGGGTGTATCAGACGAAGACTACGCTTTATTTTAAAGTTTATAAGTATGCACAGCCGGACCTGGGGTTGTTGAAGAATTAA
- a CDS encoding CoA-acylating methylmalonate-semialdehyde dehydrogenase: protein MKYERVRNFVNGSFKEVSSQRTLPVISPTDGSLLAEMPCSTAADLEEAVQAAKAAFPGWSKTPIKERVQVFFRYKYLLEQHLQGLAALVSEENGKTMSEAVAEVEKCIELTEFATSLPQLIAGEVLEVSAGVECRTSHVPLGIVASIVPFNFPAMVPNWTIPNAIALGNCLIMKPSEKVPLSLGIIARLLKEAGLPNGVLNIVNGDSEIVNAICDHPDIAAVSFVGSTKIARIVYQRATQHLKRCLALGGAKNHLLVLPDAKPGMTAQNVAASMSGCAGQRCMAASAMIGVGAVDHIVDLVCEEARKIVPGQNLGAVISKESKERIEKYITEAEAQGARILVDGRGVQVAGKENGTYVGPTVIDYVTADMAVAQEEIFGPVISIMRTETVDEALRIENANPYGNAASVFTQNGGMARYIAERASAGMIGVNVGVPVPREPFSFGGWNESKFGVGDITGKSSIEFWTRLKKSTTKWNPEEGVNWMS from the coding sequence ATGAAGTACGAACGGGTCAGGAACTTTGTTAATGGAAGTTTTAAAGAAGTATCATCTCAACGGACGTTGCCTGTAATATCACCAACAGACGGTTCCTTGTTAGCTGAAATGCCATGCTCCACCGCCGCCGATCTGGAAGAAGCCGTACAGGCAGCCAAAGCTGCATTTCCGGGCTGGAGTAAGACGCCTATCAAGGAAAGAGTACAGGTATTCTTTCGTTATAAATATCTGCTGGAACAACACCTGCAGGGACTGGCCGCACTGGTCAGTGAAGAAAACGGCAAAACCATGAGTGAAGCCGTGGCTGAAGTAGAAAAGTGTATCGAACTGACAGAATTTGCGACTTCTTTACCGCAACTGATCGCGGGTGAAGTACTGGAAGTAAGTGCCGGTGTGGAGTGCAGAACTTCACATGTACCATTAGGTATAGTCGCCTCGATCGTACCCTTCAATTTCCCTGCGATGGTGCCTAACTGGACCATCCCGAATGCCATCGCCCTGGGCAATTGCCTGATAATGAAACCATCGGAAAAAGTACCGCTCAGTCTGGGGATCATTGCCCGTTTACTGAAAGAAGCAGGTCTCCCGAATGGTGTATTGAATATTGTCAATGGCGACAGCGAAATTGTCAATGCCATCTGTGATCATCCGGATATAGCAGCAGTCTCTTTTGTAGGCTCTACAAAGATTGCCAGGATAGTATATCAGCGTGCCACACAGCACCTGAAACGTTGCCTTGCCTTGGGCGGCGCCAAAAATCACTTACTGGTATTACCGGATGCGAAACCTGGTATGACCGCACAGAACGTGGCCGCTTCTATGAGCGGTTGCGCCGGACAGCGTTGTATGGCCGCATCTGCCATGATCGGGGTCGGCGCCGTGGATCATATCGTTGATCTCGTATGCGAAGAAGCAAGAAAGATCGTACCCGGACAAAACCTGGGTGCCGTCATCAGTAAAGAATCAAAGGAAAGGATCGAAAAATATATTACTGAAGCCGAAGCACAAGGCGCCCGTATTCTTGTAGACGGTCGGGGTGTGCAGGTAGCAGGTAAAGAAAACGGTACTTATGTTGGCCCTACCGTGATCGATTATGTAACCGCTGATATGGCGGTCGCTCAGGAAGAAATCTTCGGACCTGTTATCAGTATCATGCGTACCGAAACCGTAGATGAAGCGCTCCGCATTGAAAATGCCAACCCCTACGGCAATGCGGCTTCGGTTTTTACACAGAACGGAGGGATGGCCCGCTATATAGCAGAAAGGGCCAGCGCCGGTATGATCGGTGTAAATGTAGGTGTGCCCGTTCCCCGCGAACCATTCTCTTTTGGCGGATGGAATGAAAGTAAGTTCGGCGTTGGTGATATCACCGGAAAAAGCTCCATAGAATTCTGGACCAGGTTGAAGAAAAGTACGACCAAATGGAACCCTGAAGAAGGCGTTAACTGGATGAGTTAA
- a CDS encoding aminotransferase class III-fold pyridoxal phosphate-dependent enzyme, whose product MPEAKTLSHAQEIIQDNLDYTLFSWSKQKGISPIAVKYAAGVYLYDYDDKRYLDFSSGLINVNIGHGHPRVTAAVMKQMQEVSYVTPGCVTEARGQLGRKLAAITPGNLQKTLFTVCGASAIENAVKLARLYTGRHKIIARYRAFHGASYASMTAGGDPRKLPHDAQQAPNFVHVEDPYCYRCPFGKEITSCNRECVSHVERVIQFEGPENVAAILMEGESGSSGCIKYPPDYLQKIRAICDKYGILLIMDEVMSGFGRTGKWFASELHGVVPDMIATAKGITAGYIPLGALIVSDTIAAHFDDKTLWLGLTYSAHPVACAAGVEVLKIYEDEHLIENAADMGMYIEREVEAMKLHHPCIGDFRNTGLLGCIELVKNRETKEPMVPFNARPEEMAVMNRVAARLKQLGMYAFVRWNYVFIAPPLSITRTQVDEGLAMIDDALSIADEYVT is encoded by the coding sequence ATGCCGGAAGCTAAGACATTATCACATGCCCAGGAGATTATCCAGGACAACCTGGATTATACATTGTTCTCGTGGAGCAAACAGAAAGGTATCAGCCCTATCGCGGTGAAATACGCAGCCGGGGTATATCTCTATGACTATGATGACAAACGTTATCTGGACTTTTCATCAGGACTGATTAACGTTAACATCGGCCACGGTCACCCCAGGGTGACTGCGGCCGTTATGAAACAGATGCAGGAAGTCAGCTACGTTACGCCGGGATGTGTGACGGAAGCGCGTGGACAGCTGGGACGGAAACTGGCTGCAATCACACCAGGCAATCTGCAAAAAACACTGTTTACCGTATGTGGGGCCAGCGCAATAGAAAATGCGGTGAAGCTGGCCAGACTATATACCGGCAGACATAAAATCATCGCCCGCTATCGTGCCTTTCACGGTGCCTCCTACGCGTCTATGACCGCCGGAGGCGATCCGCGTAAACTGCCGCATGATGCGCAACAGGCGCCTAACTTTGTGCATGTGGAAGATCCATACTGCTATCGCTGCCCCTTCGGAAAGGAGATCACTTCCTGTAACCGCGAGTGTGTCAGCCATGTGGAAAGGGTGATCCAGTTTGAAGGGCCGGAAAATGTAGCCGCCATACTCATGGAAGGAGAAAGTGGTTCTTCGGGTTGTATTAAATATCCGCCGGACTATCTGCAAAAAATCCGGGCAATCTGTGATAAATATGGCATCTTGCTGATCATGGATGAAGTCATGAGCGGCTTCGGCAGAACTGGTAAATGGTTTGCCAGTGAACTGCACGGCGTAGTACCCGATATGATCGCTACCGCCAAAGGAATTACCGCCGGATATATCCCTTTGGGTGCTTTGATCGTTAGTGATACAATAGCAGCTCATTTCGATGATAAAACACTCTGGCTGGGACTGACCTATTCCGCCCACCCCGTCGCCTGCGCAGCAGGTGTGGAAGTGCTGAAGATCTATGAAGATGAACACCTGATAGAAAATGCCGCCGATATGGGCATGTACATCGAAAGAGAGGTAGAAGCCATGAAACTGCATCACCCCTGTATCGGCGACTTCCGTAATACCGGACTGCTGGGATGTATCGAACTGGTAAAAAACCGCGAAACAAAAGAACCGATGGTACCCTTCAACGCCAGACCGGAAGAAATGGCGGTCATGAACAGGGTCGCCGCAAGACTGAAACAACTGGGAATGTATGCCTTCGTACGCTGGAATTATGTATTCATCGCACCACCGCTGAGCATTACCAGGACGCAGGTAGACGAAGGACTGGCCATGATAGATGATGCACTGTCTATTGCAGATGAATATGTGACCTGA
- a CDS encoding NCS1 family nucleobase:cation symporter-1, with amino-acid sequence MTDHEDISQNVSRSALYSEDLAPVPASARTWNTWNYASLWISMSLCIPTYMLASSLIEGGMNWWQAILTIFAGNTVVLIPMILNGHAGAKYGIPFPVFARASFGTKGANIPAMLRAIVACGWFGIQTWIGGFALYQMLQLWIPALATMPAIFPASFGLATGPAICFLLFWLLNMYIVYLGIDSIRKLLVFKAIFLPVAVLALLFWAINAVEGGLGPILTQPSRFTSDAAFWAFFVPGLTGMVGFWATLSLNIPDFTRYAVNQRAQIKGQALGLPPSMTLFSFIGVVVTSATTIVYGTTIWDPVVLAGKFENKILVSIAMIAVAISTLATNIAANIISPANDFANLAPQKINFRTGGYITGIIGILIFPWKLVADPTGYIFTWLVGYSSLLGPVGGIMIADYYLVRKQQLQMTALYDPKGQYSFTNGFNRYAMLALILGIVPNIPGFLTTIKLIPPDAVPAWITHLYSYAWFVGFFVSGISYYLIMRSYSIITTTGTNKQGVNYVTAD; translated from the coding sequence ATGACAGACCACGAAGACATCAGCCAAAATGTATCCCGCTCTGCACTCTACAGTGAAGACCTGGCACCGGTACCCGCTTCCGCAAGGACCTGGAATACCTGGAACTATGCCAGCCTCTGGATCAGCATGAGCCTGTGTATCCCTACCTATATGCTGGCCAGTTCACTCATTGAAGGTGGTATGAACTGGTGGCAGGCCATCCTCACCATCTTTGCCGGTAATACGGTTGTACTGATCCCTATGATCCTGAACGGACACGCCGGCGCTAAATACGGTATTCCTTTTCCCGTATTTGCCAGGGCAAGTTTTGGTACCAAAGGCGCTAATATACCCGCCATGTTACGGGCCATCGTCGCCTGCGGATGGTTTGGTATCCAGACCTGGATCGGCGGTTTTGCCCTGTACCAGATGTTACAATTATGGATACCCGCGCTGGCGACAATGCCCGCCATATTTCCGGCTTCCTTCGGATTGGCAACTGGTCCGGCCATCTGTTTCCTGCTTTTCTGGCTGCTGAACATGTATATCGTATACCTGGGCATCGACAGTATCCGCAAATTACTGGTCTTTAAAGCTATTTTTCTGCCGGTAGCCGTACTGGCCCTCCTGTTCTGGGCAATTAACGCTGTAGAAGGCGGATTAGGCCCTATTCTGACACAACCTTCCCGCTTTACCTCAGATGCCGCTTTCTGGGCATTCTTCGTACCCGGACTGACAGGTATGGTCGGCTTCTGGGCGACACTGTCCCTGAATATTCCTGACTTCACCCGGTATGCCGTCAATCAACGGGCACAGATCAAAGGACAGGCTTTGGGATTACCTCCTTCCATGACCCTGTTTTCTTTCATTGGGGTAGTCGTGACTTCTGCCACTACCATCGTATACGGGACTACCATCTGGGATCCGGTTGTACTCGCCGGTAAGTTTGAAAATAAAATACTGGTAAGCATCGCGATGATCGCAGTGGCTATTTCCACGCTGGCGACTAACATCGCCGCGAATATTATCAGTCCGGCGAATGACTTCGCCAACCTCGCTCCGCAGAAAATCAACTTCCGCACAGGCGGTTATATCACCGGTATCATCGGCATACTTATTTTCCCCTGGAAATTAGTCGCTGATCCTACCGGGTACATCTTTACCTGGCTGGTGGGTTATTCCAGCTTATTGGGCCCCGTAGGGGGCATTATGATCGCCGATTATTACCTGGTGAGAAAACAACAACTACAGATGACTGCACTATACGATCCGAAAGGACAATATAGTTTTACCAATGGTTTTAACCGCTATGCCATGCTGGCCCTGATATTGGGCATCGTCCCCAATATCCCCGGTTTTCTTACCACCATCAAACTTATTCCACCGGATGCAGTACCGGCCTGGATCACACACTTATACAGCTATGCATGGTTTGTAGGTTTCTTTGTGTCAGGCATCAGCTATTACCTCATCATGCGTTCTTATAGTATCATTACCACTACCGGAACCAATAAACAGGGAGTCAATTATGTCACTGCTGATTAA